GGCAGCGCTTGCCCTCGCGCTCCTCGCGCTCCGCTTTGCCCAGCGGCCGGCCACGGCTGGCAAGACGTACGGCTACCTGCGTCTCGAGATCCTGGCGGCGCTGGTGAACGGGGCCGGGCTCATTGTGCTTTCCTTCTTCATCTTCTACGAGGCGTACCGGCGGATGCAGGTGCCGGTAGCCGTGGAAAGCGGGCTGATGCTGGCCGTGGCCAGCCTGGGCCTGGCCGTAAACCTCGTCGCCGCCTGGATCCTGCAGCGCTCCGCCGGCCATAGCCTGAACGTGCGCGGCGCATACCTTCATGTGCTCGGCGACCTGCTCGGCTCCGTGGGCGCGATCCTCGCGGCCGTGCTTATCCTGAGCACCGGCTGGCTGCGGGCCGACCCGCTCGTTTCCGTGGCCGTGGGCGTGCTCATCCTGGTCAGCAGCTGGAACCTGGTGAAAGAGTCGGTCAACGTGCTGCTCGAGGCGGTGCCCGCGTATATTGACCTCAAAGACGTGCGCCAGGCCATTGACGAGATCCCGGGAGTCGACGACGTCCACGACCTCCACGTCTGGACCGTGACCAGCGGGTTCCTTGCCATGAGCGGCCACGCAGTCGTCCAGCAGCCCCAGGAGCACCACCGCATCCTGCTCGAGATCCACCGCCGCATGCGCGAGCAGTTCGGCATCCGGCATGTCACCGTGCAGCTCGAGCGCGAGGCGGCCTACGTTTCGGAGGAGCACCTGTGATCGGGGACTCGGGCTCGCGCTCCGCTGCGCTGGGCTCCGCTGCGCTGGGCTCGAAACCTCGGGATTGCGGCTCCGAACCCGCGCCCGATCCCAGGGGCGTAGCCCAGACCCGGTAGGCATCGTGGCGAACCGGATACGCGTCCGCACGCAGGAGCGCGAGCAACTGCTCGACATCACGGACGCCGTGCAGGAGAAGGTGCAGGCCAGCGGCGTGCGGGACGGCGTCGTGCACCTCTGGGCGCTCCACACCTCCTGTGCGCTGACCGTGAACGAGGGCGCTGACCCCGCTGTGGCCCGGGACATTGTCGTGACTCTGCGCCGCCTCGTGCCCCGCCACGGC
This Gemmatimonadota bacterium DNA region includes the following protein-coding sequences:
- a CDS encoding cation transporter — encoded protein: MGPGPHCVPAPNQEQAEASSGEARPSAAPPGAAAPGTGPGDAPHDAAHPHAHARHGQGRHGHGHHRLLGQKGLKLVLAITATFMVAEFAGGVLANSLALMADAAHMLTDVAALALALLALRFAQRPATAGKTYGYLRLEILAALVNGAGLIVLSFFIFYEAYRRMQVPVAVESGLMLAVASLGLAVNLVAAWILQRSAGHSLNVRGAYLHVLGDLLGSVGAILAAVLILSTGWLRADPLVSVAVGVLILVSSWNLVKESVNVLLEAVPAYIDLKDVRQAIDEIPGVDDVHDLHVWTVTSGFLAMSGHAVVQQPQEHHRILLEIHRRMREQFGIRHVTVQLEREAAYVSEEHL
- a CDS encoding YjbQ family protein; its protein translation is MSPCSSSARRPTFRRSTCDRGLGLALRCAGLRCAGLETSGLRLRTRARSQGRSPDPVGIVANRIRVRTQEREQLLDITDAVQEKVQASGVRDGVVHLWALHTSCALTVNEGADPAVARDIVVTLRRLVPRHGDYRHLEEENADSHIKTSLFGPGLTLLIEQGELVLGTWQRVFLAEWDGPRSREIAVVAVRAG